A portion of the uncultured Draconibacterium sp. genome contains these proteins:
- a CDS encoding DUF6261 family protein, with product MEKIIRVVFSRFRNNDHYQFITEFLTRINTATPATLNIESKMPEFNAAYAAMDAVYKKSNSSQFTPLIGGADTKRDSYWSAITMRLRATLMGPDEAEIEAAQKIKALFDVHGNVRKLSLKAESAAITNIIQDLEERENATYCATLGITNWVEALKTENLTVQNLTEQRRQETVDQDNEEYKLLREAVDTAYENIVSRINALVELEMSTPEIDNFIQLTNNQINDYENELAARQGRSDSEPEDETPPPAVPS from the coding sequence ATGGAAAAAATTATTAGAGTGGTTTTTAGTCGTTTCCGTAATAACGACCATTATCAGTTTATAACTGAGTTTCTAACCCGAATTAACACGGCCACACCGGCCACGTTAAACATCGAGAGCAAAATGCCCGAATTTAATGCGGCTTATGCGGCTATGGATGCCGTGTATAAAAAGAGTAATAGTAGCCAATTTACGCCGCTTATTGGTGGGGCCGACACAAAACGCGATAGTTACTGGAGTGCTATAACCATGCGTTTGCGTGCTACGCTTATGGGACCCGATGAGGCCGAAATTGAAGCTGCACAAAAGATAAAAGCGCTGTTTGATGTGCATGGCAATGTGCGTAAACTGTCATTAAAAGCCGAATCGGCAGCCATTACCAACATTATTCAGGATTTAGAAGAACGAGAAAATGCAACCTATTGTGCTACATTGGGTATTACCAATTGGGTTGAAGCCTTAAAAACTGAAAACCTGACCGTGCAAAACCTTACGGAACAGCGCAGGCAGGAAACCGTAGACCAGGACAACGAAGAATACAAACTGTTGCGCGAGGCTGTTGATACTGCTTACGAAAACATTGTATCGCGCATTAACGCCTTGGTTGAGCTTGAAATGTCGACACCAGAGATTGATAATTTTATTCAGTTAACAAACAACCAGATTAACGATTACGAAAATGAGCTGGCCGCCCGCCAGGGCCGCTCTGATAGTGAGCCAGAGGACGAGACACCGCCTCCTGCGGTTCCAAGCTAA
- a CDS encoding multidrug effflux MFS transporter, translating into MIKTKTENTSVSLFVWLVLGGLMAFTSLSNDIYLPAMPQMQLDLQGDIELTVTGFLIGFAIAQIIWGPISDRYGRKMPLVIGLILFMIGSVGCALSETIGQILAARVVQALGACVGPMLSRAMVRDMLDSKKAAEMLSTLMILMALAPIFGPLIGGQMLKFTSWQSIFWLLTIIGAVMLISLKKLPETLPEQNRQSTSLLNAFKKYGVLLRNRRFMAYTLCVSFFYVGVYAFVAGSPEIYITYFGVDPQHYGWLFALNVFGIVSLSFANRILVRKFSLDLLLRVATAIAMVAGLVLVVLVKLQIGGIYGVVVPVFFFFSMNGIIAATTTAAALDKVPEMAGAAAALLGALQYGSGILSTLLLTLFGDSEGSPWTMSWIIALFGVASAGTVLARSFFGILPVEIKRTSQNNRKTFTINRTGWGNNKD; encoded by the coding sequence ATGATAAAAACGAAAACTGAAAATACATCGGTAAGCCTGTTTGTGTGGTTGGTGTTGGGAGGTTTAATGGCTTTTACATCGCTGTCCAACGATATTTATCTGCCGGCCATGCCACAAATGCAGCTCGATTTACAGGGAGATATCGAACTTACGGTAACCGGATTTTTAATCGGCTTTGCAATAGCACAAATTATTTGGGGGCCCATAAGCGACCGATACGGAAGAAAGATGCCGCTGGTAATTGGATTGATTTTATTTATGATCGGTTCGGTAGGCTGTGCCTTATCAGAAACCATCGGTCAGATATTGGCTGCCCGGGTGGTTCAGGCGCTGGGCGCTTGCGTTGGGCCAATGCTGTCGCGGGCTATGGTGCGCGATATGCTCGACAGTAAAAAGGCCGCCGAAATGTTATCAACCCTGATGATTTTAATGGCGCTGGCACCCATTTTTGGCCCCTTAATCGGTGGACAGATGCTGAAGTTTACCTCGTGGCAAAGTATCTTCTGGCTGCTTACCATTATTGGTGCAGTAATGCTGATAAGCCTGAAAAAACTTCCGGAAACATTACCCGAACAAAATCGGCAGAGCACATCCTTGTTGAATGCGTTTAAAAAGTATGGCGTGCTGCTCCGCAACCGCCGGTTTATGGCCTACACGCTATGTGTGTCGTTTTTTTATGTTGGCGTTTATGCTTTTGTTGCCGGCTCGCCCGAAATTTATATCACCTATTTTGGTGTTGATCCGCAACATTACGGCTGGCTGTTTGCCCTCAATGTTTTTGGTATCGTTTCTTTAAGTTTTGCCAACCGTATATTGGTGCGTAAGTTCAGTCTCGACTTATTATTACGGGTAGCAACCGCCATTGCTATGGTGGCAGGTCTTGTGTTGGTTGTACTGGTAAAACTGCAGATAGGAGGTATTTACGGGGTTGTTGTTCCGGTGTTTTTCTTTTTCTCGATGAACGGAATAATTGCCGCAACCACAACAGCCGCTGCCCTTGATAAAGTACCAGAAATGGCCGGTGCCGCCGCTGCTTTACTCGGGGCGTTGCAATATGGCAGTGGTATATTATCTACACTTTTACTCACACTATTTGGCGACAGCGAAGGCTCTCCCTGGACCATGAGCTGGATTATTGCTTTGTTTGGTGTAGCTTCTGCCGGTACTGTCCTGGCACGCAGCTTTTTCGGAATTTTACCTGTCGAAATAAAACGAACTTCACAAAACAACAGAAAAACCTTTACCATAAACCGAACCGGTTGGGGGAACAATAAGGACTAG
- a CDS encoding (2Fe-2S)-binding protein, producing MAVFNLNINGKQQEVDVDPSTPMLWVLRDHLDLVGTKFGCGIAQCGACTILVNGVATRSCITFVDSVGDKEITTIEGLSENGDHPLQKAWIEEDVPQCGYCQSGQIMNAAGLLNSNPTPSDEEIETAMHGNICRCGTYTRIKKAIKTASNS from the coding sequence ATGGCAGTATTTAATCTAAACATCAACGGAAAACAGCAAGAGGTAGATGTCGATCCATCCACTCCAATGCTTTGGGTACTCAGAGATCATCTTGATTTAGTAGGAACAAAATTCGGCTGTGGAATCGCACAGTGCGGAGCATGCACCATCCTGGTAAATGGGGTTGCAACGCGTTCGTGTATCACTTTTGTCGATTCGGTGGGTGATAAGGAAATCACCACAATCGAAGGCCTTTCTGAAAACGGCGATCATCCGCTTCAAAAAGCATGGATTGAAGAAGATGTACCGCAATGTGGCTACTGCCAGAGCGGACAAATTATGAATGCTGCAGGCTTATTAAACAGTAATCCAACGCCCAGCGACGAAGAAATTGAAACGGCTATGCATGGAAACATTTGCCGGTGCGGAACATACACAAGAATTAAAAAGGCCATTAAAACTGCTTCTAATTCATAA
- a CDS encoding molybdopterin cofactor-binding domain-containing protein, with protein sequence MTIVKTKLNRRSFIRSSALAGGGLLLTFSWLAPACTTDSPKELTMPDNWYELNGFLKIGNNGAVTIMSPNPEIGQNVKTSMPMIVADELDVDWKFVLVEQAPLNTDIFTRQLAGGSQSIRQGWNGLRMAGATARRMLREAAAHEWKVPVDEITTEAGVLYHKGSGKEAGYGEMAAAAAELTVPEEVELKDIKDFTIIGTSRKNVDGQKIVTGKPLFGLDYKAEGMLIAMIEHPPAFGMKLKSFDATEAKAMPGIKDVFAIKSYQDDYEMQWSDVTSFTELVAIVGNSTWEVMNAKLMLNVEWEPITADNSLGVPAGFESTADHNKKMAEAAAKSGGEQRRDGNPEEAFKNAAKVIERTYTAPFQAHNTMEPMNFFADVKDDFALLAGPTQTPEFMEKSVAARLGLPLEKVDVQMTRMGGGFGRRLYGHFMVEAAVISQQMKAPIKLIYSREDDMSYGIYRPAYHALYRAALDADNNLIGFHVRMGGIPSSPLHANRFPAGSVDNYLAESFTVESNISTGAFRAPGSNFNAVAEQSFLDEVAEAAGKDPIQFRLDLLKRAQENPVGSNNDYDAARYAGVLEQVREKSGWDTNSEGKNRGVAAYFCHNSYVANVVDIANKDGKPVIEKVYASVDCGIVVNPDAAVNMTEGSIVDGIGHAMYSELTFSEGYPDQTNFDMYRLIRHGESPKEIEVHFVENNIDPTGLGEPPYPPVMGALANALYKANGERYYHQPFVKNSIG encoded by the coding sequence ATGACAATTGTTAAAACAAAACTCAATAGACGTTCCTTCATTCGAAGTTCTGCATTGGCAGGTGGCGGTTTGCTGCTTACTTTTAGTTGGCTGGCACCCGCATGCACCACCGATTCGCCCAAAGAATTAACTATGCCCGACAACTGGTATGAGTTAAACGGATTTTTGAAAATCGGGAACAACGGGGCGGTTACAATTATGTCGCCCAACCCCGAAATTGGCCAGAATGTAAAAACATCGATGCCGATGATTGTGGCCGACGAACTGGATGTTGACTGGAAATTTGTACTGGTTGAACAGGCTCCGCTGAACACCGATATTTTCACCCGTCAGCTGGCAGGTGGTAGCCAGTCTATCCGGCAGGGATGGAACGGACTACGTATGGCAGGAGCAACGGCACGCCGGATGTTGCGCGAAGCTGCTGCCCACGAATGGAAAGTTCCGGTTGATGAAATTACTACCGAAGCCGGAGTTTTGTATCATAAAGGTAGTGGAAAAGAAGCCGGATATGGCGAAATGGCCGCAGCTGCAGCTGAATTGACCGTTCCGGAAGAAGTGGAGTTAAAAGACATAAAGGATTTTACCATTATTGGTACGTCGAGAAAAAATGTGGACGGACAAAAAATAGTTACTGGAAAACCTTTGTTTGGGCTTGATTATAAAGCAGAAGGAATGCTGATCGCTATGATCGAACATCCGCCGGCTTTTGGTATGAAACTAAAATCGTTTGATGCCACGGAAGCAAAAGCGATGCCCGGGATTAAAGATGTGTTTGCCATAAAATCATATCAGGATGATTACGAAATGCAGTGGTCTGATGTAACTTCTTTTACTGAATTGGTGGCGATAGTTGGTAACTCTACCTGGGAAGTGATGAATGCCAAATTGATGCTAAACGTGGAGTGGGAACCTATTACTGCAGATAATTCTCTGGGTGTACCTGCAGGTTTTGAAAGCACGGCCGATCATAATAAAAAAATGGCGGAAGCAGCCGCCAAATCGGGAGGCGAACAACGCCGTGATGGAAATCCTGAGGAAGCATTTAAAAATGCTGCCAAAGTAATTGAGCGAACTTATACAGCTCCTTTTCAGGCGCATAATACAATGGAGCCAATGAATTTCTTTGCCGATGTGAAAGACGATTTTGCTTTACTGGCAGGACCAACGCAAACGCCGGAATTTATGGAGAAATCGGTTGCTGCCCGTTTGGGATTGCCACTTGAAAAAGTGGATGTACAAATGACCCGCATGGGAGGTGGTTTCGGACGACGCCTGTATGGTCACTTTATGGTGGAAGCAGCCGTTATTTCGCAACAAATGAAAGCACCGATAAAATTGATATACTCGCGAGAAGACGATATGTCGTATGGAATTTATCGGCCGGCTTATCACGCATTATACCGTGCGGCATTGGATGCCGACAATAACCTGATCGGTTTCCATGTTCGAATGGGAGGAATCCCGAGCAGTCCGTTGCATGCTAATCGTTTTCCGGCAGGAAGCGTAGACAACTATCTTGCTGAAAGTTTTACTGTTGAGTCAAACATCAGTACCGGAGCGTTCCGTGCGCCAGGCTCCAATTTTAATGCGGTAGCCGAGCAGTCGTTCCTCGATGAGGTCGCCGAAGCTGCAGGCAAAGATCCGATTCAGTTTCGCCTCGACTTATTAAAACGGGCACAGGAAAATCCGGTGGGAAGCAACAACGATTATGATGCTGCACGCTATGCGGGAGTTTTGGAACAGGTTCGTGAGAAATCGGGCTGGGATACAAATTCAGAAGGTAAAAATCGTGGTGTTGCCGCTTATTTCTGTCACAACTCGTATGTGGCAAATGTGGTGGATATTGCCAATAAAGATGGGAAGCCGGTAATCGAAAAAGTATATGCTTCAGTTGATTGTGGTATTGTGGTAAATCCCGATGCCGCCGTTAACATGACGGAAGGAAGTATTGTGGATGGAATCGGTCATGCCATGTACAGCGAATTGACATTTAGTGAGGGTTATCCGGATCAAACCAATTTCGATATGTACCGATTAATCAGGCATGGTGAATCACCCAAGGAAATTGAAGTACATTTTGTTGAAAATAATATCGACCCGACCGGATTGGGAGAACCTCCTTATCCTCCGGTAATGGGAGCGCTGGCTAACGCTTTATACAAAGCCAACGGAGAGCGCTATTACCATCAGCCATTTGTGAAAAACAGCATTGGATAG
- a CDS encoding HesA/MoeB/ThiF family protein: MKKLSKEDLSRFTRHFSLSEIGETGQEKLKNARVLVIGAGGLGSPLLVYLAAAGIGTIGIVDDDVVSTSNLQRQILYTTVEVGQKKVEIAAQKLKALYPEIDIQAYDTRLNDSNVGSLFQQYDVIADCTDNYKTRQLIGSQSASLNKPLAFASVLNYEGQISVFNYQNGPVYADLFPTTPQDGIYSENDIGLLGVLPGITGTLQANEIIKILTGYGEVISGKLLVFNIRDNRFNLFRFHF, from the coding sequence ATGAAAAAGCTGAGTAAGGAAGATCTGTCGCGGTTTACACGCCATTTTTCGCTTTCGGAAATTGGCGAAACCGGCCAGGAAAAGCTGAAGAATGCGCGCGTGCTTGTGATCGGCGCAGGAGGTCTTGGTAGCCCATTGCTGGTTTACCTGGCAGCTGCCGGAATTGGAACTATTGGCATTGTTGACGATGATGTAGTAAGCACCTCGAACCTGCAACGACAAATACTTTACACCACAGTAGAAGTGGGTCAAAAGAAAGTAGAGATTGCAGCCCAGAAACTAAAAGCATTGTATCCTGAAATTGATATTCAAGCTTACGATACCCGGCTAAATGATTCCAACGTAGGAAGTCTATTTCAGCAATACGATGTAATTGCAGATTGTACCGATAACTACAAAACGCGTCAGCTGATTGGCTCACAATCGGCAAGTTTAAACAAACCTCTGGCTTTTGCTTCTGTACTGAATTACGAGGGGCAAATAAGTGTTTTTAATTACCAAAACGGACCTGTTTATGCAGACTTGTTTCCAACAACGCCACAAGACGGTATATACTCCGAAAATGATATTGGACTTTTAGGTGTGCTGCCCGGAATTACAGGAACACTGCAGGCCAACGAAATCATCAAGATTCTTACGGGTTATGGAGAGGTAATCAGCGGAAAACTATTGGTGTTTAATATCCGCGATAATCGGTTTAACTTGTTTCGTTTTCACTTTTGA
- a CDS encoding molybdenum cofactor biosynthesis protein MoaE: MKHIQNTEINYSELFDDFRHPQSGAVVLFSGEVRDNNKGRAVTHLEYEAYAPMANKMIGEILEEAKSCFNLNQAACVHRVGRVEISGCAVVVITGSGHRKEAYDANRYIIDRVKNEVPIWKHEFFTDGTSEWGQNCDCATNDHEHHHHHNHYEKAE; encoded by the coding sequence ATGAAACACATTCAAAATACAGAGATCAATTACAGCGAACTTTTTGATGACTTCAGGCACCCGCAAAGTGGCGCCGTTGTTTTATTCAGCGGCGAAGTTCGCGATAATAATAAAGGCCGGGCAGTCACGCACCTTGAATACGAAGCATACGCGCCGATGGCCAATAAAATGATTGGCGAGATTCTGGAGGAAGCTAAATCGTGCTTTAATCTTAACCAGGCGGCTTGTGTACATCGTGTGGGTCGTGTTGAAATCAGTGGCTGTGCGGTAGTTGTTATAACCGGCTCGGGACACCGAAAAGAAGCTTATGATGCTAACCGCTATATTATCGACAGAGTGAAAAATGAAGTGCCCATCTGGAAACACGAATTTTTTACTGACGGTACCAGTGAATGGGGACAAAACTGCGATTGTGCAACCAACGATCACGAGCATCACCACCATCATAACCATTATGAAAAAGCTGAGTAA
- a CDS encoding MoaD/ThiS family protein, translating to MNRKIVCFAGLKKFFGDETSVEMDPEESYANLLEQLGELNPEAKEVLTSCRIAVNEEFVPLDETIKDQTTLYLIPPSSGG from the coding sequence ATGAATAGAAAAATTGTATGTTTTGCCGGACTGAAAAAGTTCTTTGGCGACGAAACCAGCGTTGAAATGGATCCGGAAGAAAGTTATGCCAACTTACTTGAACAATTAGGTGAATTAAATCCTGAAGCAAAAGAAGTACTGACCAGCTGCCGGATTGCTGTAAACGAAGAATTCGTTCCGCTGGACGAAACGATAAAGGACCAAACAACATTGTATTTAATTCCACCATCGAGCGGAGGGTAA
- a CDS encoding GTP 3',8-cyclase MoaA, translating to MLKIEDKLGRKFEKLRISLLNSCNFSCVYCVDIEFDENSNLQLDQNGTEKPITVEEFTQLIQAVHRLTDLKSVRLTGGEPLLYSDLYPLIENIKHLGINDIRLTTNAFFLKENAEKLVKAGVNSINISVDAIDNKTFGKIIRRSDTSRVFQGIEAAIKAGLNVKLNAVIMRSKNDSQILPLLDYATELGIKIRYLELMKMGHLYNAENGLFFPEREILSTIQEKYEIEEIEREHASTAHYWRTSEGGVFGIIANESTPFCHDCNRLRLDSNGYFFGCLSNAHGEKLMPYINNDELLTKKLQGLLLLKQPVKFHGSELSMRNIGG from the coding sequence ATGTTGAAAATTGAAGATAAGCTGGGCAGAAAATTTGAAAAGCTGAGAATAAGTCTCCTGAACTCGTGTAATTTTTCGTGTGTATATTGTGTTGATATTGAGTTTGATGAAAACTCGAATCTTCAACTCGATCAGAATGGCACTGAAAAACCAATTACAGTTGAAGAATTCACCCAATTAATTCAGGCGGTACACCGATTGACTGACCTTAAGAGTGTTCGGTTAACCGGAGGCGAACCTTTGCTTTACTCCGATTTGTACCCGCTTATTGAAAACATCAAGCACCTCGGCATTAACGATATTCGCTTAACCACCAATGCATTTTTCCTAAAAGAAAACGCGGAAAAACTGGTGAAAGCTGGTGTAAATTCAATCAACATTTCAGTAGATGCTATCGACAACAAAACCTTTGGTAAAATTATACGACGATCTGATACATCGCGTGTTTTCCAGGGAATAGAAGCGGCGATAAAAGCAGGTTTAAATGTTAAACTAAATGCAGTTATCATGCGGAGCAAAAACGATTCGCAGATTTTACCTCTGCTTGATTATGCAACGGAACTAGGAATAAAGATCCGCTACCTGGAACTGATGAAAATGGGACATTTATACAACGCTGAGAATGGACTTTTCTTTCCGGAGAGAGAGATACTTTCAACGATTCAGGAAAAATACGAGATCGAAGAAATTGAGCGCGAACACGCATCAACAGCGCATTATTGGCGCACTTCTGAAGGTGGCGTTTTTGGCATTATTGCCAACGAATCGACACCTTTTTGCCACGACTGCAACCGTTTGCGTTTAGATAGCAACGGCTACTTTTTTGGTTGCCTGAGCAATGCACACGGCGAAAAACTGATGCCATACATCAACAACGACGAACTGTTGACAAAGAAATTACAAGGATTGTTACTACTGAAACAACCCGTAAAATTCCACGGCAGCGAATTATCAATGAGAAATATAGGAGGCTAA
- a CDS encoding XdhC/CoxI family protein yields the protein MTHELKLLFTTLKSWQDLGKKAVFVSVVDLKGSSYRRPGVRMLIREDGEYAGAVSGGCVESEIERQAQSVFRTNKPKVITYDGRYRIGCEGVIHVLIEPALLSEGLLVAFENQLESRKSFQMDSFFYTEVGEYDDVGSVLQINGVSYSLNPDFKSDKTASQKCFTQTFEPLFQLFIFGAEHDAVQLSQAGKLLGWEVTVVASPEESKSCDYFPGAASLIAPSFDDIDTSAIDEQTAVVLMTHSFNKDVQYLMALKDINPAYIGLLGSVNRRERLISMLLEQVPDLSLEFIEQIHGPAGINIGAENAAEISISILAEILSVVRKQKPVALREKVGAIHE from the coding sequence ATGACGCACGAACTGAAATTACTGTTTACGACGTTAAAGTCCTGGCAAGATCTTGGAAAAAAAGCGGTGTTTGTGTCGGTCGTCGATTTGAAAGGATCGTCGTACCGGCGGCCCGGAGTTCGGATGCTTATTCGCGAGGATGGTGAATATGCCGGAGCGGTTAGTGGCGGTTGTGTTGAAAGCGAGATCGAACGTCAGGCACAAAGTGTTTTCCGTACCAACAAACCAAAAGTTATTACTTACGATGGCAGGTACCGGATTGGTTGCGAGGGGGTTATTCATGTTTTGATTGAACCCGCTCTGTTGTCGGAAGGACTATTGGTAGCCTTTGAAAATCAGTTGGAAAGCAGAAAGTCTTTTCAAATGGATTCGTTCTTTTATACCGAAGTGGGCGAGTATGATGATGTGGGTTCTGTTCTACAGATTAATGGCGTTAGTTACTCGTTGAATCCTGATTTTAAAAGCGATAAAACAGCCAGCCAAAAATGTTTCACACAAACTTTCGAACCTTTATTTCAGCTCTTTATTTTTGGTGCTGAACATGATGCCGTTCAGCTAAGTCAGGCCGGTAAATTGCTGGGGTGGGAAGTAACTGTCGTAGCTTCTCCCGAGGAGTCGAAATCGTGTGATTATTTTCCTGGAGCAGCTTCGCTGATTGCTCCGTCGTTTGATGATATCGACACTTCAGCTATTGATGAACAAACTGCCGTAGTTTTAATGACGCACAGCTTTAATAAGGACGTGCAATACCTGATGGCGCTAAAAGATATCAATCCGGCGTACATTGGTTTGTTGGGCTCGGTAAACCGCCGGGAGCGCTTGATTTCGATGTTGCTTGAACAGGTGCCCGATCTTTCGCTGGAGTTTATTGAGCAGATTCATGGTCCGGCAGGAATAAACATTGGCGCTGAAAATGCTGCAGAGATTTCAATCTCAATTCTGGCCGAAATATTAAGTGTGGTTCGTAAACAGAAGCCTGTGGCTTTGCGCGAGAAAGTAGGTGCGATTCATGAATAA
- a CDS encoding nucleotidyltransferase family protein produces MNNIPILLLAAGASSRMGKPKPLLPWEGKRLIEHQVNMLLSTGNPVVVVLGNQSESIIPIIQGLPVEFTINESWEQGMGTSIATGVRFISQLYPDCKGVMITLIDQPLITSDHLNTLVTKFEPNNQQIIVSQANSGWQGVPVLFDRFYFDELARLNGKQGAKTIFWNYKEQVISVPCGEILVDMDTPKEYDKLQNISKEKQSGGK; encoded by the coding sequence ATGAATAACATTCCAATATTATTGTTGGCAGCCGGCGCGTCTTCAAGAATGGGGAAGCCAAAACCATTATTACCCTGGGAAGGGAAAAGGCTTATCGAGCACCAGGTAAATATGTTGTTGTCAACAGGGAATCCTGTAGTGGTGGTTTTAGGAAATCAGTCTGAAAGCATAATTCCGATTATTCAAGGTTTACCTGTTGAATTCACCATTAACGAAAGCTGGGAACAAGGAATGGGAACTTCTATTGCAACTGGAGTTCGATTCATTAGCCAGCTTTATCCTGACTGTAAAGGTGTGATGATAACGTTGATAGATCAGCCACTGATTACATCGGATCATTTAAATACGCTGGTTACTAAATTCGAACCGAATAATCAGCAAATAATAGTTTCTCAAGCTAATTCAGGTTGGCAAGGTGTTCCGGTATTATTCGATCGTTTTTACTTTGATGAACTGGCAAGGTTGAACGGAAAACAAGGTGCAAAAACAATCTTCTGGAATTACAAGGAACAGGTAATTAGCGTACCATGCGGTGAAATTCTTGTGGATATGGATACGCCCAAAGAATACGATAAACTTCAAAATATATCAAAGGAAAAACAAAGCGGCGGGAAATAG
- a CDS encoding cellulase family glycosylhydrolase, with protein sequence MTTTFKLSISYFCQLCATIFLFSLLASCSEDEADTLWVSQSQINFQPTGGSFSITVKTNVAEGWQISNPASDWVNLSKTSGTNESETVDISVSSKSLEQRTAVLSLNAGNADPIEITVTQGASDYIYNLSADINYAEFSFAAGSSNLEINSQAPEWTLQCEADWLEFSKTTGGAGTFDVSISTSQNEESAERTATIVLSGDQAPTSEITVTQKGSYPSYNSNPVAADMTGMNSNALQIAERIKIGWNIGNTLEAIGGETAWGNPMVTEELIQLVKRSGFNAIRIPCSWDQYMENEATAELKTSWLDRVKQVVQYCVDNEVYVVLNIHWDGGWLENNCTPDKQEENNAKQKAFWEQIATHLRDFDEHLIFAGANEPNVENETEMNVLLSYHQTFVDAVRSTGGKNSYRVLVVQGPSTDIEKTNNLMTTLPSDEIEGRLMAEIHYYTPYQFCLMTEDADWGNMFYYWGNDYHSSSDAEHNADWGEESTLDDLMLQMKTQFVDNGIPVILGEFAAIRRDFLTGDNLELHLASRAHFLKYLTKQARANGIIPFYWDAGNMGENSSALFNRQNNSVYDQQALNALMEGANE encoded by the coding sequence ATGACAACTACTTTTAAACTTTCAATAAGCTACTTCTGCCAACTTTGCGCTACAATTTTTTTATTTTCCTTATTGGCATCCTGTTCCGAAGACGAAGCGGACACACTTTGGGTGTCACAATCGCAAATCAACTTTCAGCCAACAGGCGGATCGTTTTCCATCACCGTAAAAACCAACGTTGCAGAGGGCTGGCAAATCAGCAATCCTGCATCTGATTGGGTAAACCTGTCAAAAACATCGGGAACAAACGAATCGGAAACGGTTGATATCAGTGTTTCCTCAAAATCGTTAGAACAACGTACCGCTGTGTTATCGCTAAATGCAGGTAACGCCGACCCGATTGAAATAACCGTTACGCAAGGAGCTTCAGATTACATCTACAATTTAAGTGCTGATATTAATTATGCAGAATTCAGTTTTGCAGCCGGATCATCGAACCTGGAAATTAACTCGCAAGCTCCCGAATGGACTTTGCAGTGCGAAGCTGATTGGCTTGAATTTAGCAAAACAACAGGCGGAGCAGGTACATTCGATGTTAGCATAAGCACAAGCCAAAACGAAGAAAGTGCTGAACGTACGGCAACCATTGTTTTGAGTGGCGACCAAGCGCCAACGTCAGAAATAACAGTTACACAAAAGGGTTCATATCCAAGTTATAACTCCAATCCTGTTGCGGCCGATATGACCGGAATGAACAGCAATGCCCTGCAAATTGCCGAAAGGATAAAAATAGGCTGGAATATTGGCAACACACTTGAAGCAATTGGCGGAGAAACAGCATGGGGAAATCCAATGGTTACCGAAGAGCTGATTCAGCTGGTAAAACGTAGTGGATTTAATGCTATTCGCATTCCCTGTTCGTGGGATCAGTACATGGAAAATGAGGCTACTGCCGAACTAAAAACCTCGTGGCTCGACCGCGTAAAACAAGTAGTTCAGTATTGTGTTGACAACGAAGTTTATGTGGTGCTCAACATTCACTGGGACGGCGGTTGGCTCGAAAATAACTGCACTCCTGACAAGCAGGAAGAAAACAATGCCAAACAAAAAGCTTTTTGGGAACAAATTGCGACCCATTTACGCGATTTCGACGAACACCTGATTTTTGCCGGAGCCAACGAACCCAATGTTGAAAATGAAACTGAGATGAATGTACTTCTCTCCTACCATCAAACATTTGTTGATGCGGTGCGATCAACCGGAGGAAAAAACAGTTATCGCGTTCTTGTTGTACAGGGGCCATCTACCGACATTGAAAAAACCAACAATTTGATGACCACTTTGCCAAGCGATGAAATTGAGGGACGCCTGATGGCCGAAATCCATTATTACACGCCATATCAGTTTTGTTTAATGACTGAAGATGCAGATTGGGGAAACATGTTCTACTACTGGGGAAATGATTATCACTCAAGCTCGGATGCTGAACACAATGCAGATTGGGGAGAAGAATCAACGCTCGACGATTTGATGTTACAAATGAAAACTCAGTTTGTTGATAACGGAATACCGGTAATTTTAGGCGAATTTGCAGCCATACGAAGAGACTTTTTAACGGGCGATAACCTGGAGTTACATCTGGCATCGAGAGCTCATTTTCTAAAATACCTTACCAAACAAGCCAGGGCCAATGGCATAATTCCTTTTTACTGGGATGCCGGAAATATGGGTGAAAATTCATCTGCGCTTTTCAACCGGCAAAACAACTCAGTTTACGACCAACAAGCATTAAACGCCTTAATGGAAGGTGCAAATGAATAA